A region of Solibacillus isronensis DNA encodes the following proteins:
- a CDS encoding 5'-nucleotidase C-terminal domain-containing protein: MKKKRMYSATALAAFTAVAVGATGVMAEETIFTDVTANHPYAEGINALTSAGIVKGFGDGTFKPDATVTRGQAAKMIAGALKLDTTNVKNPNFKDIKTSNQYYSQIAALVATGFVNGYEDGTFRTADKITHNQLAKILTNVSAVYPIDATTLLTEAKVLFNPTKQLTRGELSSVLATMLAAAAPAPQPEPQPEPETNNYKLSIMHVNDTHGRVDAFPKLMTAVNEQRAKTPDALLLHAGDVFSGTLYFNEFEGQADLPFLNALKFDAITLGNHEFDLGSSPEGHKALAEFIKASQFPVLTANVDFTKDSLFTGMFSDLVSSEPENGKIYAGMIKEVNGEKVGIFGLTTAETKDIASPGSVAFENYIDEAKKAVKAFEDKGVDKIIALTHIGFDDNPAYDNDQILAKSVPGIDIIVGGHSHTELKEPVVVDTNTVGEKKDATLIVQAKEYAGFLGTVNVEFDENGVIVKHDGQLVEIGKLADDAEGLKMLAPFKEKVDAISKAEIGVTIAEDLVSPRASDDNPVSVRNSETVLGNIITDGMLAKAKQYTDKKVVMALQNGGGIRAAIPAGNITTGQVITVLPFGNTLALMDVTGAELKAAFEHSVKDAPKENGGFLHISGAKLEYDSSKEAGSRVVSLKYYDEATKAYVDVADNETYTVATNAFTAKGGDGFSTFEKAYGEGRVTDLGLSDWENLKEQLLSMKEIKFTTEGRIVDTAAPAEK, from the coding sequence ATGAAGAAAAAAAGAATGTATTCGGCAACAGCTTTGGCAGCATTTACGGCAGTAGCTGTAGGAGCAACAGGTGTTATGGCAGAAGAGACAATTTTTACGGATGTAACAGCTAACCATCCATATGCAGAAGGGATCAATGCTTTAACATCTGCAGGTATTGTAAAAGGATTTGGAGACGGTACTTTTAAACCAGATGCAACCGTTACTCGCGGACAAGCTGCGAAGATGATTGCGGGTGCTCTTAAACTTGATACAACAAATGTAAAAAATCCTAACTTTAAAGATATTAAAACGTCAAACCAGTATTATAGTCAAATCGCGGCATTAGTGGCTACTGGATTTGTAAATGGTTATGAAGACGGCACATTCCGTACAGCGGATAAAATCACACATAATCAATTAGCGAAAATTTTAACGAACGTTTCTGCGGTATATCCGATTGATGCAACGACTCTATTAACAGAAGCTAAGGTTTTATTCAACCCTACGAAACAACTTACTCGTGGTGAACTGTCAAGCGTATTGGCAACAATGCTTGCAGCAGCTGCACCAGCACCGCAACCTGAACCACAGCCAGAACCAGAAACAAACAATTATAAATTATCAATTATGCATGTGAACGATACTCATGGACGTGTTGATGCATTTCCAAAATTAATGACGGCGGTTAATGAACAACGCGCAAAAACACCGGATGCGCTTTTATTGCATGCAGGTGACGTTTTCAGTGGAACTTTATACTTCAACGAATTTGAAGGACAAGCTGATCTCCCGTTTTTAAATGCATTGAAATTTGATGCGATCACATTAGGGAACCATGAATTTGACTTAGGTTCTTCACCAGAAGGACATAAAGCATTAGCTGAATTCATTAAAGCTTCACAATTCCCGGTTTTAACGGCGAATGTTGACTTTACAAAAGACAGCCTGTTTACAGGTATGTTCTCCGATTTAGTATCAAGCGAGCCAGAAAACGGCAAAATTTACGCTGGTATGATTAAAGAAGTGAACGGCGAAAAAGTCGGGATCTTCGGATTAACGACAGCAGAAACAAAAGACATCGCTTCACCAGGCAGTGTAGCATTTGAAAATTACATCGACGAAGCGAAAAAAGCGGTAAAAGCGTTTGAAGATAAAGGTGTCGATAAAATTATTGCTTTAACACATATCGGATTTGACGATAACCCTGCATATGACAATGATCAAATTCTAGCAAAATCAGTACCTGGAATTGATATTATCGTAGGCGGTCACTCACATACAGAGCTTAAAGAGCCAGTCGTAGTTGATACGAATACAGTTGGTGAGAAAAAGGACGCAACATTAATCGTTCAAGCGAAAGAGTATGCTGGATTCCTAGGTACAGTGAATGTTGAATTTGACGAAAATGGTGTCATCGTTAAACATGACGGTCAATTAGTTGAAATCGGTAAACTTGCAGATGACGCTGAAGGTTTAAAAATGCTTGCTCCATTTAAAGAGAAAGTGGACGCAATTTCTAAAGCAGAAATCGGCGTTACTATAGCAGAAGATTTAGTGAGCCCTCGTGCATCAGACGATAATCCAGTGAGTGTACGTAATAGTGAAACGGTATTAGGTAATATCATTACAGACGGTATGCTTGCAAAAGCGAAACAGTATACGGATAAAAAAGTTGTAATGGCATTGCAAAATGGCGGCGGTATTCGTGCTGCAATTCCTGCCGGCAATATTACGACTGGACAAGTTATTACAGTGTTGCCGTTTGGTAATACACTAGCATTAATGGATGTTACAGGTGCTGAATTAAAAGCAGCATTTGAACACTCTGTGAAAGATGCTCCTAAAGAAAATGGCGGATTCCTGCATATCTCAGGTGCTAAACTAGAATACGATTCTTCTAAAGAAGCGGGTTCTCGTGTCGTTTCATTAAAATACTATGATGAAGCAACAAAAGCATATGTAGATGTAGCGGATAACGAAACTTACACAGTTGCTACAAATGCATTCACAGCTAAAGGCGGAGACGGCTTCAGCACGTTTGAAAAAGCATATGGTGAAGGCCGTGTAACAGACTTAGGATTATCGGATTGGGAAAACTTAAAAGAACAATTACTATCAATGAAAGAAATTAAGTTTACTACTGAAGGTCGCATTGTAGATACAGCTGCGCCAGCAGAAAAATAA
- a CDS encoding YhgE/Pip family protein, translated as MGSFQLFGKELQSLKNRKGLLIALIGVMLIPIVYVAVLLSATWGPYDNLDNLPVAFVNKDSGGVSGGQAINVGNDLMETLKESNSLGWHFVTEEEAMEGLDKQEFYLVVEVPEDFSQKVTTVLDANPQVPELRYIQNEGLNFMGAQVTNSAVEKLREQLGDKITATYARTVFSRFTDIETGFASGADGSKQIVDGTEQLANGTNTLLTSLTEKSADINKLAAGAKTADAGAGQILSAINGGTGDINKLASGSRQVASGATQLKGGSQQVLAGLNSLKGGSTEIYTGLQKLQPGSENLLNGLQQLSAGANQLYAGIAVGDGTQANPGLAKGLNQLATVLQSKQSDIEQMAQGAVLLQSLAQAPGMEAYRENLLALSAGLGELGTVYPVAVQSANALSNGANQIAQSMPALTTGLENAIAGQKTIVAGIGSLTAGQEKAVKGIDALVAGQTAVVSGASTLAGGASQVANGNASLTSSWNKLGAGVSSLKSGLTQISTGNETVAVGWQTMTEGVTSLNDGVNRLQAGSSELATGLEGGREQVAALRITDDNIAMFSSPVTLAGEKVNAYEYYRDSTAPYILSLALFVGMLVLSMFVDFKKPAVLPKSAISWFVSKWLQLALFATIQAVLVTIFTLVVLQLSVDHVVQFILFGIFVSIVFMSIIFFLVSVAGNIGRFIALVLAVAQLSITGSNLPIPMLPENLQAVSAYLPFTYSISGFKSVISLGDLSLLSSNALTLVIYLVVASVLALIAFIVSYKSLTTKYTPEVQPTA; from the coding sequence ATGGGGTCGTTTCAGTTGTTTGGGAAGGAATTGCAGTCACTGAAAAATCGTAAAGGTTTACTCATTGCGTTGATCGGTGTCATGCTCATTCCAATTGTTTACGTAGCAGTTCTTCTGTCAGCTACATGGGGACCGTATGACAATCTGGATAACTTACCGGTTGCGTTCGTCAATAAGGATTCAGGCGGGGTTTCTGGTGGTCAAGCAATCAATGTCGGCAATGATTTAATGGAAACATTAAAGGAAAGTAACTCATTAGGCTGGCATTTTGTGACGGAAGAAGAAGCGATGGAAGGGTTGGATAAGCAGGAATTTTACCTAGTGGTAGAAGTACCGGAAGACTTTTCACAAAAGGTGACAACCGTTCTTGATGCAAATCCTCAAGTACCTGAATTGCGTTATATCCAAAATGAAGGATTAAACTTCATGGGAGCGCAAGTGACAAACAGTGCTGTTGAAAAACTTCGCGAACAATTAGGGGACAAAATTACAGCGACTTATGCCAGAACGGTATTCTCCAGATTTACGGATATCGAAACAGGATTTGCATCCGGAGCAGATGGTTCGAAGCAAATCGTGGATGGCACTGAACAGCTGGCAAATGGGACGAACACATTGTTAACATCGTTGACGGAAAAATCGGCAGATATTAATAAGCTTGCTGCCGGTGCGAAAACGGCTGATGCGGGGGCAGGCCAGATTCTTTCTGCGATCAATGGGGGAACGGGCGATATTAACAAGCTAGCGTCCGGTTCACGTCAAGTGGCATCAGGTGCTACACAGTTAAAAGGCGGATCACAGCAAGTATTAGCTGGACTTAATTCATTAAAAGGCGGTTCAACGGAAATTTATACAGGCTTACAGAAATTACAGCCTGGTTCCGAAAACCTCCTGAATGGGTTGCAGCAGCTTTCTGCAGGAGCGAACCAGCTTTACGCAGGTATTGCTGTAGGAGATGGCACGCAGGCGAATCCTGGGTTGGCAAAAGGCCTGAACCAGCTGGCTACCGTATTGCAATCGAAACAGTCGGATATTGAACAAATGGCGCAAGGTGCAGTATTACTACAAAGTTTGGCGCAAGCACCAGGTATGGAGGCATACCGTGAGAATTTACTTGCTTTAAGTGCAGGCTTGGGAGAACTTGGGACAGTTTATCCAGTAGCTGTTCAAAGTGCCAATGCATTAAGCAATGGGGCCAACCAGATTGCACAATCCATGCCTGCATTGACAACAGGTCTTGAAAATGCAATTGCCGGTCAAAAAACAATTGTGGCCGGCATTGGTTCATTAACTGCTGGACAAGAAAAAGCGGTAAAAGGAATCGATGCGCTTGTTGCAGGGCAGACAGCAGTCGTTTCAGGTGCATCTACTTTAGCGGGTGGTGCATCACAAGTAGCAAATGGTAATGCATCGCTAACGAGCTCATGGAACAAATTAGGTGCAGGTGTTTCCAGCCTGAAAAGCGGTTTAACACAAATCAGCACAGGTAATGAAACCGTTGCAGTTGGCTGGCAAACGATGACAGAAGGCGTTACTTCATTAAATGATGGGGTCAACCGTCTTCAGGCAGGTTCATCGGAATTGGCGACTGGTTTGGAAGGCGGTCGTGAGCAAGTGGCGGCATTAAGAATTACCGATGATAATATTGCGATGTTCTCTTCGCCGGTCACATTGGCAGGGGAGAAGGTCAATGCATATGAATATTACCGTGATTCAACTGCACCGTATATTTTATCATTGGCATTATTCGTAGGTATGCTAGTATTGTCCATGTTTGTGGACTTTAAAAAGCCGGCTGTATTGCCAAAGTCTGCAATAAGCTGGTTTGTCAGTAAATGGCTGCAATTAGCACTGTTTGCTACAATTCAGGCCGTATTGGTTACGATATTTACATTAGTCGTATTACAGCTATCGGTAGATCATGTAGTGCAGTTTATTTTATTCGGAATTTTTGTCAGCATTGTTTTCATGTCGATTATTTTTTTCCTTGTATCGGTTGCAGGCAATATCGGGCGATTTATCGCACTTGTACTGGCTGTCGCACAATTATCGATTACAGGTTCGAATTTACCGATCCCGATGCTTCCTGAAAATTTACAGGCTGTAAGTGCATATTTACCATTTACGTATTCGATTTCAGGATTTAAATCGGTTATTTCATTAGGTGATCTTTCGTTATTATCATCGAATGCTTTAACCCTTGTCATTTATTTAGTCGTTGCTTCTGTGTTGGCACTGATTGCGTTTATCGTAAGCTATAAATCACTTACGACGAAGTACACACCGGAAGTACAGCCGACTGCATAA
- a CDS encoding YxcD family protein — MEKLTLLEQDLINAVCLFHAKFKNTAPEEVEAELMYDDVAGYSAEAFYNGQLEVYNSVNFIMALRLYIDEQLGRDSMSARITLDIDDEEGMIAHVEF, encoded by the coding sequence GTGGAAAAACTAACATTACTTGAACAAGATTTAATTAATGCCGTTTGTCTGTTCCATGCAAAATTCAAAAACACAGCACCTGAAGAAGTGGAAGCGGAGCTGATGTATGATGATGTTGCCGGATATTCGGCGGAAGCTTTCTACAACGGACAATTGGAAGTATACAACTCTGTGAATTTTATCATGGCACTTCGTCTGTATATTGATGAGCAGCTTGGCCGTGATTCAATGTCAGCACGTATCACTCTTGATATTGATGATGAAGAAGGCATGATTGCTCACGTGGAGTTTTAA
- a CDS encoding diaminopimelate dehydrogenase, producing MSKIRIGIVGYGNLGRGVEAAIGQNADMELVAVFTRRDPASVAIQSPNVPVYLVDDAPDYKEQIDVMILCGGSAKDLPEQVPHFAQWFNTIDSYDTHAKIPEFFDAVDAVAQKSDTVSIISVGWDPGLFSLNRLLGETVLPDGNTYTFWGDGLSQGHSDAVRRIEGVKNAVQYTLPIKEAVNRVRNGENPELTTREKHARECFVVLAEGADAATIEKEIKEMPNYFADYDTTVNFITEAEFKENHQGMPHGGFVIRSGQSGESDKQIMEFSLTLESNPMFTSSVLVAYARAAFKLHAKGDKGAKTVFDIPYGLLSPKSPADLRKELL from the coding sequence ATGAGTAAAATTCGCATTGGTATTGTAGGTTACGGAAACTTAGGTCGAGGCGTGGAAGCAGCAATCGGTCAAAATGCTGACATGGAATTGGTAGCTGTATTTACGCGTCGAGATCCTGCTTCAGTTGCCATTCAATCACCAAATGTACCGGTTTATTTAGTGGATGATGCACCTGATTACAAGGAACAGATTGATGTCATGATTTTATGTGGTGGTTCTGCGAAAGATTTACCTGAACAAGTTCCGCATTTTGCTCAATGGTTCAACACGATCGACAGTTATGACACACACGCAAAAATTCCGGAATTTTTTGATGCAGTCGATGCTGTTGCACAAAAAAGTGACACTGTTTCGATCATTTCGGTTGGCTGGGACCCGGGGCTATTTTCATTGAACCGTCTATTAGGTGAAACAGTTCTGCCTGATGGAAATACATATACGTTCTGGGGTGACGGCTTAAGTCAAGGTCACTCAGACGCAGTACGCCGCATTGAAGGTGTAAAAAATGCAGTGCAATATACCTTACCGATTAAAGAAGCGGTTAACCGTGTGCGAAATGGTGAAAATCCTGAGCTGACAACACGTGAAAAACATGCCCGAGAATGCTTTGTTGTATTAGCTGAAGGTGCAGATGCAGCAACGATCGAAAAAGAAATTAAAGAAATGCCAAACTATTTTGCGGATTATGATACAACTGTGAACTTTATTACAGAGGCGGAATTTAAAGAAAATCATCAAGGTATGCCACATGGCGGGTTTGTTATCCGTTCTGGTCAATCAGGCGAATCAGACAAGCAAATTATGGAGTTTTCATTAACGCTTGAATCGAATCCGATGTTCACATCAAGTGTTCTCGTTGCCTATGCACGCGCTGCATTCAAATTGCACGCCAAAGGAGATAAAGGTGCAAAAACTGTATTCGACATTCCGTACGGTTTATTATCACCAAAATCCCCAGCAGATTTACGCAAAGAATTACTGTAA
- a CDS encoding YhdT family protein: protein MFNVQDKRFKIAHKEALIGVVLVIINFAIWFGFAYGLGSGDPLEYDYVFGFPAWFFFSCIAGTIFMIIATWLAMKLFFKDISLEEEDEQK, encoded by the coding sequence ATGTTTAATGTGCAGGATAAGCGTTTTAAAATCGCACATAAAGAAGCATTGATCGGTGTCGTTTTAGTCATCATCAATTTTGCAATCTGGTTCGGGTTTGCATATGGGCTCGGTTCCGGTGACCCGCTGGAGTATGATTATGTATTCGGATTCCCGGCATGGTTTTTCTTTAGCTGTATCGCAGGAACAATTTTCATGATTATCGCAACCTGGCTGGCGATGAAGCTGTTCTTCAAAGACATTTCCCTTGAAGAGGAGGACGAGCAAAAATGA
- the panF gene encoding sodium/pantothenate symporter, with the protein MHWSVIIPLFIFLIIIFGIGIWANRQVRTSNSFLQEYFLGGREMGGFILAMTMMATYGSASSFIGGPGVAYNTGLGWVLLAMAQLPAGYFVLMVLGKKFAIVARRIEAITLIDFLKKRYDSHTIVILSAISIIIFLFASMTAQWVGGARLIESLTGLSYTNALFIFAVAVLAYVIIGGFRAVALTDALQGSIMIVGTVILLIATVIAGGGVDTIMQGLVAENPNLVTPYGAEQNLTPLYVSTFWILIGLGVIGLPQIAVRAMSYKDSKSLHKAILIGTIGIGTIMFGMHLIGVFARPVMPGIEVGDKVMPLLTLEVLPPVLAGIVLAAPMAAIMSTVNALLILVSSTVVKDIYLNYINPKASDAQIKNRSFWVTSIIGIAVVIFAVKPPELLIMLNLFAFGGLESAFLWSVVFGLYWKKANKYGAISSMIVGLTLYIVIYRFAENIYGMHSVTIPIIASLITFVAVSIIAQKMKKIEDYHF; encoded by the coding sequence ATACATTGGTCGGTTATTATTCCATTATTCATATTTTTAATTATCATTTTTGGCATCGGTATTTGGGCAAATCGCCAAGTACGTACATCTAATTCGTTTTTACAGGAGTATTTTTTAGGTGGGCGCGAAATGGGCGGGTTCATTCTGGCGATGACGATGATGGCGACATATGGCAGTGCCTCAAGCTTTATCGGGGGACCGGGTGTTGCCTATAATACAGGTCTTGGATGGGTTCTTTTAGCTATGGCGCAGCTGCCGGCCGGTTATTTTGTATTAATGGTGCTCGGCAAGAAATTTGCGATTGTTGCACGCCGCATTGAAGCCATTACTTTAATCGACTTTTTAAAGAAACGCTATGACAGCCATACGATCGTTATTTTATCTGCAATCAGCATCATCATTTTCCTTTTTGCATCGATGACAGCGCAATGGGTAGGTGGTGCGCGTCTGATTGAATCGTTGACGGGACTTTCCTATACAAACGCATTGTTCATTTTTGCGGTAGCCGTTTTGGCATATGTAATTATCGGCGGCTTCCGTGCTGTTGCGTTAACGGATGCATTGCAAGGGTCCATTATGATTGTTGGTACAGTTATCCTCCTGATTGCAACGGTCATTGCCGGTGGTGGTGTTGACACAATCATGCAAGGGCTCGTTGCAGAAAATCCGAATTTAGTGACGCCATATGGTGCAGAACAAAATCTGACACCATTGTATGTATCGACATTTTGGATTTTAATTGGACTAGGTGTCATCGGTTTGCCTCAAATTGCAGTACGTGCGATGAGCTACAAAGATTCGAAAAGCTTACATAAAGCAATTCTGATAGGTACAATCGGAATCGGGACAATCATGTTCGGCATGCATTTAATTGGTGTATTTGCACGTCCGGTTATGCCGGGAATTGAAGTCGGCGATAAAGTCATGCCGCTTTTGACATTGGAAGTGCTGCCGCCGGTACTGGCAGGAATCGTACTCGCAGCACCAATGGCAGCCATTATGTCGACGGTTAATGCATTGCTGATTCTAGTAAGCTCAACAGTTGTAAAAGATATTTATTTAAACTATATCAATCCGAAAGCAAGTGATGCACAAATTAAAAACCGCAGCTTTTGGGTGACAAGCATTATCGGGATAGCGGTAGTTATTTTCGCTGTTAAACCGCCGGAGCTATTAATCATGCTGAACTTGTTTGCGTTCGGCGGACTGGAATCAGCCTTTTTATGGAGTGTCGTATTTGGACTGTACTGGAAAAAAGCAAATAAATACGGGGCAATCAGTTCGATGATTGTCGGTCTGACATTATATATTGTCATCTACCGCTTTGCGGAAAATATTTATGGCATGCATTCCGTTACAATTCCAATCATCGCTTCACTTATTACATTTGTAGCAGTAAGTATTATTGCGCAAAAGATGAAAAAAATAGAAGATTATCATTTCTAA
- a CDS encoding GTP cyclohydrolase II yields the protein MKQLMAILEDKIQLVRRDDLQNIAVVGPVKLPIKQENLEATFQWYSWTTVEKNQTKEQVVESVSSMHLAFGQQSSVLVYGDFANQDNALIRMHSICHTGDIFGSQRCDCGYQLHESMKMIVEHGCGAIFYLADHEGRGIGLFSKSLAYLLQEEAFDTVEANHALGFEDDVRSYDDAIRVLQVLRSKPVTLITNNPKKLAALQDSGLLADGHIPLWGGLTETNEQYLKTKVEKSGHIAMVEKLTV from the coding sequence ATGAAACAATTAATGGCTATTTTAGAAGATAAAATTCAGCTTGTCCGTCGTGATGATCTGCAAAATATTGCAGTAGTCGGACCGGTAAAGCTACCTATAAAACAAGAAAATTTAGAAGCAACGTTCCAATGGTATTCATGGACGACTGTTGAAAAAAATCAGACGAAAGAACAGGTAGTAGAATCTGTATCGTCAATGCATTTAGCATTTGGCCAGCAGTCTTCTGTACTTGTGTATGGAGATTTTGCCAACCAGGATAATGCATTGATCCGCATGCACAGTATTTGTCATACAGGTGATATTTTCGGTTCACAGCGTTGTGACTGTGGCTATCAGTTACATGAATCGATGAAAATGATTGTTGAACATGGCTGTGGCGCAATCTTTTATTTAGCGGATCATGAAGGGCGCGGTATTGGGCTATTTTCAAAATCGTTAGCTTACTTATTGCAGGAAGAAGCGTTTGATACAGTGGAGGCCAATCATGCACTCGGTTTTGAAGATGATGTCCGTTCGTATGATGATGCAATCCGTGTACTACAGGTGCTTCGTTCAAAACCGGTAACACTCATTACGAACAATCCGAAAAAGCTTGCGGCACTGCAGGACAGCGGATTACTTGCGGATGGCCATATTCCTTTATGGGGCGGTCTGACGGAAACAAATGAACAGTACTTGAAAACAAAAGTAGAAAAGTCTGGGCATATCGCGATGGTTGAAAAGCTAACTGTGTAA
- the ribD gene encoding bifunctional diaminohydroxyphosphoribosylaminopyrimidine deaminase/5-amino-6-(5-phosphoribosylamino)uracil reductase RibD produces the protein MKTDQDYMQLALQLAASARGNTNPNPLVGAVIVKNGVIVGTGLHRKAGEPHAEVHAVNMAGEHTKDATIYVTLEPCSHYGKTPPCAKLLKESEFKRVVVATEDPNPEVAGRGIRLLREAGIEVEVGVLQEEAQKLNERFIHNMLTERPFVVAKFAMTLDGKIATYSGHSQWITGEEARADVHELRHEVDGILVGVQTVLNDNPKLTTRLKDNRQGRNPIRVVMDSTLKTPVDAHIADTTEARTIIVTSFDSDAVKAQQLESIGVEIIRVEKELTGLNIEDMLKALYKKGITHLLVEGGGNVNASFLRGGFIDQYMVYVAPKVLGGKNSITPFTGSDVETIDLASQLEFGEVTCIGEDLRIIAYPKKAGLHE, from the coding sequence ATGAAAACTGATCAGGACTATATGCAACTTGCGCTTCAATTGGCGGCAAGTGCCAGAGGGAATACAAATCCAAATCCGTTAGTCGGTGCCGTTATCGTAAAAAATGGCGTCATCGTCGGTACAGGACTTCATCGAAAAGCAGGGGAACCCCATGCAGAAGTACATGCGGTGAACATGGCAGGGGAGCATACAAAAGATGCGACAATTTATGTCACACTGGAACCGTGTTCGCATTACGGCAAAACACCACCTTGTGCGAAGCTGCTGAAGGAAAGCGAATTTAAACGTGTTGTTGTTGCAACTGAAGATCCAAACCCTGAAGTGGCAGGCCGTGGTATTCGACTGTTGCGTGAAGCGGGAATCGAAGTGGAAGTTGGAGTTCTTCAGGAGGAAGCTCAAAAACTGAATGAGCGTTTTATTCATAATATGCTGACAGAGCGTCCATTTGTCGTTGCAAAATTTGCGATGACACTTGACGGTAAAATCGCCACATATAGTGGACACTCACAATGGATTACAGGTGAAGAAGCACGTGCGGATGTTCATGAATTGCGTCATGAAGTGGACGGGATATTAGTAGGTGTTCAAACAGTTTTAAATGACAACCCGAAACTGACGACACGTCTAAAGGATAATCGACAAGGTCGTAACCCGATTCGAGTAGTCATGGACAGTACGTTGAAAACACCGGTTGATGCGCATATTGCGGATACGACCGAAGCTCGTACAATCATTGTCACTTCATTTGATTCAGATGCAGTAAAGGCACAGCAGCTGGAAAGTATCGGTGTTGAAATTATCCGTGTTGAAAAAGAATTAACAGGCTTGAACATAGAGGATATGTTGAAAGCATTATATAAAAAGGGCATTACGCATCTGCTTGTTGAAGGTGGCGGCAATGTGAACGCATCATTTTTACGAGGCGGCTTCATCGACCAGTATATGGTATATGTCGCTCCGAAAGTATTGGGTGGGAAAAACTCCATTACGCCGTTTACCGGATCTGATGTGGAAACAATCGATTTGGCAAGCCAGCTTGAATTCGGTGAAGTCACTTGCATCGGGGAAGATTTGCGTATTATAGCCTATCCAAAGAAGGCTGGTTTACATGAATAG
- a CDS encoding FAD-dependent monooxygenase, producing MNRKVDVCIVGGGPGGALLANILAKNNVSVLLIERTNDFAKAFRGEHLNEEGERILKQYELFERIEQLGLLRMETLEYWMSGEKFKTIEPDPAVGHLGIHVPQAHLLHAIIEQAKGYPTFSYLLNTTVKELIQNEHGQYTAVRAKQGDADITIEAQLIIGADGRYSTVRKLADLDVTIRDHGYDLLWARIPAPENWTPSIKMALVDGMQISLFTQAKGFVQIGWNIEKGSYPELRKQPFILFIEKLVKAFPQLAPVVQEHIQSWKDFVLLDVFSSTTEQWGKEGVALIGDAVHTMTPTGAYGLNSSLMDAHVLAQMLLENEEFDFVSCATARKKQIEKIQAIQIEKEQKFHEAFLVLS from the coding sequence ATGAATAGAAAAGTGGATGTTTGCATTGTTGGCGGTGGTCCGGGCGGTGCATTGCTTGCCAATATATTGGCGAAAAATAATGTGTCGGTTCTTTTAATAGAGCGGACTAATGACTTTGCGAAGGCATTCCGCGGGGAACATTTAAATGAGGAAGGCGAGCGGATTCTAAAACAGTACGAGCTTTTCGAACGAATTGAACAGCTCGGTTTGCTGCGTATGGAAACTTTGGAATATTGGATGAGTGGTGAAAAGTTTAAAACAATTGAACCGGATCCGGCTGTAGGCCATTTAGGCATCCATGTTCCGCAGGCTCATTTGCTTCATGCAATTATCGAGCAGGCAAAAGGCTATCCAACGTTTAGCTATTTATTGAATACGACGGTTAAAGAGCTTATTCAAAACGAGCATGGACAATATACAGCTGTTCGCGCTAAACAAGGTGATGCGGATATTACGATTGAAGCACAGCTGATCATCGGTGCGGATGGGCGCTATTCAACAGTTAGAAAATTGGCGGATTTGGATGTAACGATCCGTGATCATGGCTATGACTTGCTTTGGGCGAGAATACCGGCACCTGAAAATTGGACTCCTTCGATTAAAATGGCGTTAGTTGACGGCATGCAAATTTCTTTGTTTACGCAGGCAAAAGGATTTGTTCAAATCGGCTGGAATATCGAAAAGGGAAGCTATCCGGAATTACGCAAACAGCCGTTTATACTGTTTATAGAAAAACTCGTAAAAGCATTTCCTCAATTGGCACCCGTCGTACAGGAGCATATCCAGTCATGGAAAGACTTTGTGCTGCTTGATGTATTCAGCAGTACGACCGAACAATGGGGAAAAGAAGGTGTCGCATTAATTGGGGATGCTGTTCATACGATGACCCCGACTGGCGCTTACGGATTAAATAGTTCGTTAATGGATGCCCATGTGCTTGCACAAATGCTGCTGGAAAATGAGGAATTTGATTTTGTCAGCTGCGCAACGGCACGAAAAAAACAAATCGAAAAAATTCAGGCTATACAAATAGAAAAAGAGCAAAAGTTCCATGAAGCTTTTCTCGTATTAAGTTAG